The Montipora foliosa isolate CH-2021 chromosome 1, ASM3666993v2, whole genome shotgun sequence genome has a window encoding:
- the LOC137973141 gene encoding uncharacterized protein, which produces MRKTKFSVDTIRNNDKLCKHYTGFPNFDRFRICYEFLRAGENGENVIMKDASGAKTRPEARALCCEDQFFLVLLKLRTGYSNIHCGWLFNCDESTVSRLVCSWINFMFLQFGSLPIWPSREEIDQSMPESFKQSFPKTRAIIDCTEVFVEAPESLHLRSSLYSDYKHHNTYKALVAITPAGSLSFVSELFPGSVSDKEIVSRCGILNSKFWDKDDEVMADKGFAIRDLLDPLGVKLNIPFFLEDQMQFSPMQVCINQRIASERIHVERYIGRVKNFGIFDKPIPISMHGSANQIFTICSFLVMFQDPIISAP; this is translated from the coding sequence ATGAGAAAGACCAAATTTAGTGTTGATACCATTAGGAATAATGATAAACTGTGTAAACATTACACTGGGTTTCCAAACTTCGACAGATTTAGAATTTGTTATGAGTTTTTGAGAGCAGGGGAAAATGGTGAGAATGTTATCATGAAAGATGCAAGTGGTGCGAAGACACGCCCAGAGGCAAGAGCTCTGTGTTGTgaggatcaattttttttggtgCTACTGAAGTTAAGAACGGGTTACTCAAACATTCACTGTGGCTGGCTATTTAATTGTGATGAGAGCACAGTATCTAGGCTTGTCTGCAGTTGGATTAATTTTATGTTCCTTCAGTTTGGTTCTCTACCAATTTGGCCTTCAagggaagaaattgatcagTCTATGCCAGAAAGTTTTAAACAGTCCTTTCCAAAAACAAGGGCAATAATTGATTGCACTGAGGTGTTTGTCGAGGCACCAGAGTCCCTACATCTGCGATCCTCTTTGTACTCAGACTACAAGCATCACAACACCTACAAAGCACTGGTTGCTATCACACCTGCTGGAAGTTTGTCCTTTGTGTCTGAATTATTTCCTGGAAGTGTCTCTGATAAAGAGATTGTCAGCAGGTGTGGCATCCTAAATTCCAAGTTTTGGGACAAGGATGACGAGGTCATGGCAGACAAAGGATTTGCTATCAGAGATTTGTTAGATCCTCTTGGGGTGAAGCtgaatattcctttttttttggaggaTCAGATGCAATTTTCACCAATGCAAGTATGCATCAATCAAAGAATAGCATCAGAAAGAATTCATGTTGAACGTTATATTGGACGAGTTAAAAACTTTGGAATTTTCGACAAACCTATTCCTATATCAATGCATGGCTCAGCTAatcaaatttttacaatttgtAGTTTTCTTGTTATGTTTCAAGATCCTATTATTTCTGCCCCCTAG
- the LOC137973127 gene encoding uncharacterized protein, with amino-acid sequence MGHVLNEYWAKGPDLLNNLVGILVRFREHEIGFIGDVKKMYHTVKTKIIEQHTHRFLWRDMNTSRDPDTYIIQRVSFGDKPSGTIATVAMRKTAELSKENYPQAANTVISNSYMDDIVDSVHSDAQAKQLTNEIEAVLVKGGFKIKGWFYSNDKTASEMALEPNQQNSSTEKVLGVIWSTDKDQFRFKVGIDLTLTKAKGHIKENPTTGEITKRIIFAQINRVYDPLGLAAPVTVRAKILMRQLWATEKKLGWDDPVPEKQRINWLEFFQDLRNMDQVIFPRCLKPSGALGLPTLIIFSDGSDNAYGACAYIRWTLLDNKFETRLIMSKNRLSPNRKLSIDRIELCAAVLSKRLKNFLDKESRYKFAKYYHIVDSQIVHGMIQKESYGYNTFAATRIGEIQEGTNPQDWYWVESDKNIADWITRGKRPSDIKSESDWQKGPRFLQLPESEWPISKVVHHPELPMKTALTTLAAEQDSLARRIDINRHSSYNKLLRVTARVLAMYAREPVSLKNATKTLTPDDISKAERFWIIDAQRKMLTNVKKSKYKRLCPKRREDGVIVVGHRTGKWMHLSYDKREVILIPREHRFSKLYAEHIHRKGHHGVSTTVSKIRLRFWIPQIHNIVKSIRYNCVTCKKLDENLNKQVMGQLPEERLMPSLPWHSTAIDLFGPFKIRDQVKKRTIGKCYGVLFNCMSTRAVHIDLVGDYSTEAFLLALRRFTSLRGYPAKLYSDNGPQLVAASEELQNMTKKWNLKELETFGVNEGLKWKFASADAPWQNGISEALIKSIKRAITTAIGQSVMTFPELQTVLYEVSNLVNERPIGRHPTSPEDGAYLCPNDILLGRSSTKVPNGPFNESSDPRKRFYFIQTVVDTFWSRWTRDYFPSLLVRQKWHTCKRDVMVGDIVLIQDSNQIRGKWKLGRVIAANPGKDGKVRKVAIQYKNPAPNEKVGHNVGGNFVYFANFHKRRFALEVNERQFVFSGTYLLFLPSHLHERDFKWRSAQSFFPCFVAGYEANG; translated from the coding sequence ATGGGACACGTCCTTAACGAGTACTGGGCAAAGGGTCCCGATCTATTAAATAATCTTGTAGGAATCCTCGTGCGATTCAGAGAACACGAAATTGGATTCATCGGAGATGTGAAAAAGATGTATCACACCGTGAAGACCAAGATCATAGAGCAACACACGCATCGTTTTCTATGGCGCGACATGAACACAAGCAGGGATCCGGATACGTACATTATACAAAGAGTTTCATTTGGAGACAAACCCTCGGGTACCATAGCGACCGTAGCCATGAGAAAGACAGCGGAACTATCAAAAGAGAATTATCCACAAGCCGCGAATACCGTAATATCCAACTCGTACATGGATgacattgtagacagtgtacaTAGCGACGCACAAGCTAAGCAACTAACTAATGAGATTGAGGCAGTCCTAGTCAAGGGCGGATTCAAGATAAAGGGTTGGTTCTATTCGAACGACAAAACAGCAAGCGAAATGGCTTTAGAACCCAACCAGCAAAATTCATCAACCGAGAAAGTACTCGGCGTCATTTGGAGTACAGACAAGGATCAATTCCGGTTTAAAGTGGGAATAGACTTAACTCTGACGAAAGCCAAAGGACATATCAAAGAAAACCCAACTACTGGCGAAATAACGAAGAGGATTATCTTCGCACAGATAAACCGCGTGTATGACCCTCTTGGTCTAGCAGCTCCCGTTACGGTCAGAGCGAAGATTTTGATGCGCCAGCTTTGGGCAACAGAAAAGAAACTCGGCTGGGACGACCCTGTCCCTGAGAAGCAAAGGATTAACTGGCTGGAATTCTTCCAAGATCTGCGCAATATGGATCAAGTTATATTTCCAAGATGCCTCAAACCATCAGGTGCACTCGGTCTGCCGACTCTTATCATATTCAGTGACGGGTCAGACAACGCTTACGGAGCATGTGCTTACATCAGGTGGACATTACTGGACAACAAATTTGAAACCAGACTGATCATGTCAAAGAATCGACTCTCGCCAAACAGGAAATTATCGATCGATCGAATTGAACTTTGCGCGGCAGTCTTAAGCAAAAGGCTTAAAAACTTTCTGGACAAAGAATCCCGCTACAAGTTTGCGAAATACTACCATATAGTCGATTCTCAAATAGTGCACGGGATGATCCAAAAGGAATCTTACGGCTACAATACATTCGCCGCTACTCGCATCGGAGAGATACAGGAAGGTACCAATCCCCAAGACTGGTATTGGGTCGAGAGTGATAAAAACATCGCCGATTGGATAACACGAGGTAAGCGACCAAGCGATATCAAAAGCGAAAGCGACTGGCAAAAGGGACCTAGATTTCTACAACTCCCGGAATCAGAATGGCCAATAAGTAAAGTAGTCCATCACCCAGAGTTACCAATGAAAACGGCATTAACAACACTTGCTGCAGAACAGGACTCGCTCGCGAGAAGAATTGATATAAACAGACATTCAAGTTACAACAAACTGTTAAGAGTAACAGCACGTGTATTAGCCATGTACGCAAGAGAACCAGTTAGTCTGAAGAATGCGACAAAGACCCTGACGCCGGACGATATTTCTAAAGCAGAAAGGTTTTGGATCATTGATGCGCAAAGAAAAATGCTTACAAACGTCAAAAAATCTAAATATAAGCGTTTGTGTCCAAAGCGCAGAGAAGATGGAGTAATAGTGGTTGGTCATCGGACTGGCAAATGGATGCACTTGAGCTACGataagagagaagtgatcctcattCCTCGTGAGCATCGTTTCTCTAAGCTTTATGCGGAACATATACATCGAAAAGGTCACCATGGCGTGTCGACGACCGTAAGCAAAATTCGATTACGATTCTGGATTCCTCAGATTCATAACATAGTAAAGTCCATTAGATACAACTGCGTCACTTGCAAGAAACTGGACGAAAACCTCAACAAGCAGGTCATGGGACAGCTTCCAGAAGAGAGACTTATGCCGTCACTACCCTGGCATAGTACAGCCATCGACCTTTTCGGACCGTTTAAAATAAGAGACCAGGTAAAGAAGCGAACAATCGGAAAGTGTTATGGGGTATTGTTCAACTGTATGAGCACAAGAGCAGTTCATATTGACTTGGTAGGCGATTACAGTACAGAGGCATTTCTACTTGCGCTGAGACGGTTTACATCCCTCAGAGGATATCCTGCAAAGCTATACTCTGATAACGGTCCGCAGTTGGTAGCAGCTAGTGAAGAACTCCAGAATATGACGAAGAAATGGAACTTAAAAGAACTCGAAACATTTGGAGTGAACGAAGGATTAAAGTGGAAATTCGCATCCGCGGACGCACCATGGCAGAACGGAATATCAGAAGCCCTTATAAAATCGATAAAGCGAGCTATTACTACAGCGATCGGACAGAGCGTTATGACATTTCCAGAACTTCAGACAGTCCTTTACGAAGTATCTAATTTAGTCAACGAGAGGCCGATCGGTCGTCATCCAACTTCACCTGAAGACGGAGCATATCTCTGCCCGAATGACATCTTGTTAGGACGTTCTTCAACAAAGGTCCCTAACGGGCCATTTAATGAAAGCTCAGACCCCAGAAAGCGTTTTTACTTCATACAAACCGTTGTTGACACATTCTGGAGCAGATGGACACGAGACTATTTCCCAAGCTTGCTCGTACGCCAGAAATGGCATACTTGTAAACGTGATGTCATGGTCGGCGATATCGTGTTAATTCAAGACAGTAACCAGATAAGGGGGAAATGGAAGCTCGGACGCGTCATAGCAGCTAACCCCGGAAAAGATGGCAAGGTCAGAAAAGTTGCAATTCAGTACAAGAATCCAGCGCCGAATGAAAAAGTTGGTCACAATGTCGGTGGTAATTTTGTCTATTTCGCAAACTTCCACAAGCGTCGTTTCGCCCTTGAGGTCAATGAGCGGCAATTTGTATTTTCTGGAACTTATCTTCTCTTCCTTCCCTCCCACCTTCACGAGAGAGATTTCAAGTGGCGTTCCGCGCAGTCTTTCTTCCCGTGCTTTGTCGCGGGTTATGAGGCTAATGGATGA
- the LOC137973136 gene encoding uncharacterized protein gives MQIQKGGQLVSVEHLVSHSTADLGQVLPELSPASRELQVNQIGAILDQSAHVGYVPKATCSATQQGTERGREILPLLLSHVATKHVDGKVLRQPQQERQANVLGLSEVGQFWSWSSLACEEQLVVVVITVPRQRQFLLQAFPASWIFCLTSVSRWSCWDAGELCRGFLRSGCSSSSTCTLKHCDGFLGFLKKSSPPDSPLTQDSFLRSSLIEAYVDFLKDERKLGSVTCANHVAALLYPVKFVHREHGPEFKDVVIIQQLRAQVTILQREGDIERPWTREDLEALNCWITREEVVEAVKSQRSRFEATHGMRPKALENCDLLMLTLFVLIPPNRGLEIRTLDDRDVQDAGACKTSQRNLVFVHDDRVRLQFNNYKTKKFRGRDEMELKPDEEFSKILRHYVRNYRHLLATEASGQFLLLRGYLMRLSYVGLL, from the exons ATGCAGATACAGAAAGGTGGCCAACTGGTTTCTGTCGAGCACCTGGTAAGCCACAGCACAGCCGATCTTGGACAGGTTCTTCCAGAACTCTCCCCAGCCTCTAGAGAGCTGCAAGTGAATCAGATTGGGGCAATATTGGATCAGAGCGCCCACGTTGGCTATGTTCCAAAGGCGACTTGTTCCGCAACACAGCAAGGAACAGAGCGTGGCCGAGAGATCTTACCGCTCCTCCTCAGTCACGTTGCAACAAAACATGTGGATGGCAAAGTACTCCGACAGCCGCAACAAGAGAGACAGGCGAATGTTCTTGGCCTGTCCGAGGTCG GACAATTCTGGTCATGGTCATCGCTTGCTTGTGAAGAGCAGCTTGTGGTGGTGGTGATTACCGTCCCCAGGCAAAGACAGTTCCTCTTGCAGGCGTTCCCCGCCTCCTGGATCTTCTGCTTGACCAGCGTCTCCCGCTGGTCGTGTTGGGATGCCGGCGAACTCTGCCGGGGCTTTCTGCGTTCTGGCTGCTCCTCCTCCTCCACCTGCACCTTGAAGCACTGCGACG GTTTTCTCGGCTTCCTAAAGAAATCCTCGCCACCTGACTCGCCTCTCACACAAGACAGCTTTCTGAGATCGTCACTGATCGAAGCTTATGTTGATTTTCTTAAG GACGAACGCAAACTGGGCTCAGTGACCTGTGCCAATCATGTGGCAGCCCTGCTTTATCCCGTAAAATTTGTTCATCGAGAGCATGGCCCAGAATTTAAGGATGTGGTCATCATTCAGCAATTGCGTGCCCAGGTCACCATCCTGCAAAGGGAAGGAGACATTGAAAGGCCATGGACACGTGAGGATTTGGAAGCGCTTAATTGCTGGATCACCAG GGAGGAGGTCGTCGAAGCAGTGAAATCGCAGCGGAGTCGCTTCGAGGCCACCCATGGCATGCGGCCAAAAGCCCTCGAAAACTGCGATCTTCTGATGTTGACGCTTTTTGTGCTAATCCCGCCTAATCGTGGCCTAGAAATCCGAACCTTGGATGATCGGGACGTGCAAGATGCCGGTGCTTGCAAGACAAGCCAGAGGAATTTGGTCTTTGTGCACGACGACCGCGTCCGTCTGCAGTTCAACaattacaaaacaaagaagTTTCGAGGCAGGGATGAGATGGAACTCAAG CCTGACGAAGAGTTTTCCAAGATTCTACGACATTACGTCCGGAATTACAGACACCTCTTGGCTACAGAAGCCAGTGGACAGTTCTTGCTGCTG AGAGGCTATCTAATGAGGTTGTCATACGTGGGACTGCTCTGA